Part of the Drosophila santomea strain STO CAGO 1482 chromosome 2L, Prin_Dsan_1.1, whole genome shotgun sequence genome is shown below.
CCGGGTCATGAAGATGAACTTCCCGGAGGAGGGACAGTCGGAGGCGCCGCAGCTGAAGAAGGGCGAGGCGGTGACCGTGGTGGGTGCCTCCACCGTTCGGGGTCACCTGATGGTGGAGCACAAGGGGCAGAGCTTCCATGTTCCCTTCCAGTTCATGACACTCAGTAAATAATGACCAGGGAGTGCAGTGGTTATGATTCTGATGGTTATCATTCTGGCCAGACCTTAGGTGTAACACGTTCTCTGCGTCTTCAACTCTTACCGATAATAGACGTGCCCAATGTTTTAAGACTGTAAATATTCCACTTGGtagatttaattaaaagcattcTTTCCACGAAGCGCATGCTAACTGAGGTGCTCCAATTGGCCCCGGACGTACGTAGTATTATTATGGTCGTGTTTATTAATAAACGCCAATCGATAGGTTGTAGCTTCAATTACATACCCACAAGTGCCAATCAAATAAGTTCTTCCATCTAATTTATAAGTATTTTACATGTTACTGAGATTACATTATTTGCCGTTAAGTAATTAGTTAAGTGCGTTTCTACAACACcattcaattattatttttgatttcacATAAGAATTGTGCATTTTATTAGACTACGGTTCATTTTGTCATTCAAATAAACGAAGCAtacattgaaatatttaaactaaCTTGTTTCACTGCATAAATAATCTCTCGTTTTGAACAAAAATTTCAATCTAAGGAGCAAATAAATGTAGATATATGGATAAATATACTAAAGTACCTGCCGATGTGCGATCAGTTATCGCTGGTCCAAGTCTACGAGAATATATGCTACTACGTGAAGTATCAATCGTGTCACCTCAAAACAGTGACCCTGTACCCAAGGGATCTGGAATTTCTGGACCGGAATAGGAGTTAGTGTTGGAGTTCCCGATTTGTGGAAATCGAATTCAGTCGAGAATCGTAGTTGTTAACtaaaaaaatctaaaattacATTTCTACCTCAATAGAAGTAGGCGTAGATAGGCTGTATCCATCCAACTGGTGATGGAGATTCAGATTATACATTCTGACTAAAGTATCATACCCTTTGCCAGGGAATCGAGTCAAACAGCTGAACAAAACAGATAGCATTATATTTacttgtattttatttgcattgtatttaattttgatcAGACCTAAAATAAAAGTTGTAAACTGCAAACGTACTGCTTTCGatttttagaaattaaaaagcTCCATAGGTCACAACAAAATATTGGCTGCTAAGATTTCAAAAGAACAATGTCTATGAATGATAAGTGTTTATCTTTATTGGAGCAAGAGCACCAACCTTTGTTTACCTGCAAAAGCTAAATGgatggcaaacattttgccTCACTGCAGTTGTGCTTCGAAACTTCTTAGGTGCGGATACCATTGGCAATGGATCGGACATATGTGGATGAAATCAAACAGAAAATGCGGTGGCTTCTGAATTGCGGACAGAGTGATACCGACGAACTAAAGTATAAATTGTTCGAGGTTCAAAAGGAGCTCGACGAAGCTAATGACTTCATCGCCGAAATACAATTCGAATTGGATGGTGTAAGGTGTACCATAAACACACGAGTTCCCAGACAATTTAATGGACTTCTATCTGAGCACAGGTTGATATACTGGCCCTCCAGAATCAGTGGCTACGCGATGAATTGTTGAAGCTAAAGGCCGAGGAGGTGGGCGTGATTCATAGGGACTTGGATGAGGATCCAGCCACTCGAATGGAGCGTCGCAGCCATCGACAGCAAGTTTCAGTCGGAATGGTGTCCACTCAGCTCGAATGCCCACTCCAGGAGCAGCGATACGGACGCAAACTGGATTAAACTAATGGCTGATTACCTGGCTCTCTATTGATTGTTGATTACTCGAAATCAGAATTTATTTATCGGATATGATATTGTATGCCATTAGCCGCTTCCGACTACATACAAACCACTTAAAACACAAGGCTTATCTTCTTTGTCACActtcataaaaatatatttctgaatCACAGAACTCAAATATTTGATAAAGtagtaacaaaaaaaaaactgtgcctaataatgttttcatttttgcagtcAATGATTGCTGACTCTCACCTGTTACCTTTGACTCTTCTTTATTTGCACCATATATTCAGATGTCTAAGTTTAATTACTCTAATCCTATTAATCACCAACTGCGAATTTATGGTACCTCAAAGTCCACTTATGCGGCCAGCCAACCTTTCGAACTCCATGCATAAATCAGGCGATCCTAATTCGCCAgtaagtatatacatatacatacataaataaaatcaattgcatttgcagctCGGTGGCTTCCTTAATGGCTGCTTTGCATTTGCAACTCCCCGATGCAAAGATACATTTTATGAGCTCTGCAAATTGGATGGCCAGCTGCGTCAGGTGTGCGATGTGGCTTGGTTTTGGGGCCACAGATAGAATGGCCATTTCCAAAGTGGGGAAACCCCCAATTAAAGAAATAATGAATGAAAGGCCAGCCAGTTCTCAAAATGTAGACTTTTATTGGATCGTGCCCGACTCACGTTAAgattatatgtatgtttgcaGCATAGACAcaataattattaaacataTATGCAAGTAGAATTCCGTAATATATTTGTATCGCATTAGTTGTACGTGTGTGTTTTaatcatttatatatttacaatacTTAAAAGTCGCGTGAGACCAAGTCGGCGCTATGGGTAAAATAAACTTTCAGTTTCGTTGGGGTTTCTTTTTTGGAGTTTCTTTTTTGGGGTTTCTTTTCTGGGGTTTGGTTGGCTTCATTTGGGGGCCAAAAGTGTGTGGCATATAAGTATGTATGTTATGTATATTTGTGTAGCTCattttttcttggttttttttagtttatgtAAGACATACCTAGTTAAAGATTTTTTGCGCGATTATGCTTACacttgaatatatatttaggatatttatttaaatttctccCTTCTCCTTATACCTTTTCCCCCAATTTTGAGGAATTGTTCAAACGAGCAATTAGCAGAGTTGCAGAGTTAAATCGGAGATGAAAATGTTCATAAATCGTGTTCAATATTTTCGTTCGGAGCAACAGTTTAACGCTTTTATTCGGTTGTTGTTCGCCTTTTGGTAGATATAATTTCGATATCTGTTCAATATTATTCTTGCATAGTTCTTGAAGAAAGAGAATGTGATGAATGCATGGGCAAATGAGAACATTTTcgtaataaatatttatgtacaatgaataacaaacaaatgaaagcTGTAGGAAAGTATCAAAGTATGGGTCAAGTTCAGTTGCTGGAGAAGTTGACACTCGTCGTCCTCAACGCACACAGGATTCGCAGCTTAGACATCGGTCTCGGATCGCCGCCTTCGCCCGGGTCCTCCGGCAAAGTTGGCTGCAGCCAGACCCATGCGATGTTTCGCCTCCTGGGTGCCCGAATATCCCCGGGCCAGGCCAAAGTCCACGGTTCGCTTGGAGCTTTGAAAACGGAGAAGTTTCGTAGTTAGCAATGATTTGATTGGATTGGGCTGGTAgcattcaaatatatataggtattaatgcatttttatcaATACTCTGGCTTATTTGCTAGCTTAGTTTACCACTTACTTCTCCAGATCGTTGCGTGCCCGTATGATGGTGCGTCCAAAGCGAGTCATCAGCTCCATGAGCAAGTCGTCGGGCACCTCCTCCAGTTCGTTATAGCCAGCGCCACCGTATCCTCCATTGGATTGGCTATTTAAAAAtcaacgaaatggaaaattagaGTGCGGCTTGTGGGGcttgttttgttgtatttgtatttatacatCGGCAGAATGCGGCTGAGCAGGATATCTAATTACGTGGGCCCCGTTGAATTTGACATTCGCCTGGCTTAAAATCTTCATTTGCATGGAAACCCAATTATTTGTTAAAGCCCAAATGTTTCCGAGCATTTTCCATTCGAGCAATCGCTAATTAGTTGGCCAGGGCtcaatgaatttttaataGTTACTTTGATGAAGGggaaattaagttttaaaaccGCCACACAGGACATCACTTGTCCTTAGAGTATCTGCCATCTACATAAGCGACTTAAGTGTATGGGCAAGTACTGCAATTTTTGACACACTTTTTTGTCAACGTTTACATtttgttaattgaaaattctCGTTCGCCATGCGAGCGTTTTTCCGACTGCCTAAGTATATTTTCATCACCCACATCTCAGTGGGGTAATTGCtttgcttaaatatttgcGTGGCacattttttggttttcgca
Proteins encoded:
- the LOC120458140 gene encoding uncharacterized protein LOC120458140, which codes for MDRTYVDEIKQKMRWLLNCGQSDTDELKYKLFEVQKELDEANDFIAEIQFELDGVDILALQNQWLRDELLKLKAEEVGVIHRDLDEDPATRMERRSHRQQVSVGMVSTQLECPLQEQRYGRKLD
- the LOC120456278 gene encoding diuretic hormone class 2 isoform X1, yielding MTNRCACFALAFLLFCLLAISSIEAAPMPRYQSNGGYGGAGYNELEEVPDDLLMELMTRFGRTIIRARNDLENSKRTVDFGLARGYSGTQEAKHRMGLAAANFAGGPGRRRRSETDV
- the LOC120456278 gene encoding diuretic hormone class 2 isoform X2; protein product: MTNRCACFALAFLLFCLLAISSIEAAPMPSQSNGGYGGAGYNELEEVPDDLLMELMTRFGRTIIRARNDLENSKRTVDFGLARGYSGTQEAKHRMGLAAANFAGGPGRRRRSETDV